The DNA window TTTTCGGATTTAACAAACATATAACTATTTAATTCGTAGCACCAAAAAGAAACACTAGTTCCCGCTTTTCACAGTTAttacatattaaatatacCTAGTCGAATGATAAATTTGGTTCTGGGTCCTAATAAGATATCTCACCTATCCTATCTAAGACTAAAAATGTTCAAAACTGCCTCTCAACCTTACGGACATCGTAACATTACTTCGCCTGCTTCGGCTGCTCGATGCAGGCCACATCCAGCGTCTCCAGCTTCTCCAGGCAGACACCCGCTCGcctggtgggcgtggtggcCAGGGATCGCGACTTCGGACCACTTCCGCCCGGCGCCGGCGGGAGGAGCTGATCGAATCCGCCAGACGCGTCCTTGGTCAGCGAGGCGCTTCGGGAGAAGGGGAAGTAGGCATTCAGCTGACGTTCCAGCACATCCTTGTTGATGCTCGTCTCCCAGATTTGCTTCTGGATGATGCCACTGTAGCGAGCCTCGAAGCTTTGCTGATGGCGCAGCAGATCCGAGGCGCCAGATCGACCGCCCCGGTGGCGTTCCCGTGCCGGTTCGCGTTCActgggtgtgggcgtggccggctTTAGGGGACTGCCCAGGGAATCCTCGTCGGTGGACATGCCACTAATGGCCGGGAAATTAAAGTGCGCCGTGGAAAACTTTGCTCGTTAGGTGGCCAACAATGCGGAAAAGTGGAACTCC is part of the Drosophila yakuba strain Tai18E2 chromosome 2R, Prin_Dyak_Tai18E2_2.1, whole genome shotgun sequence genome and encodes:
- the LOC6529934 gene encoding uncharacterized protein LOC6529934 codes for the protein MSTDEDSLGSPLKPATPTPSEREPARERHRGGRSGASDLLRHQQSFEARYSGIIQKQIWETSINKDVLERQLNAYFPFSRSASLTKDASGGFDQLLPPAPGGSGPKSRSLATTPTRRAGVCLEKLETLDVACIEQPKQAK